The Blautia luti nucleotide sequence ATCCGGTCCGGGATTTCCTTATCTGCCAATACTTTTTCAATTTTTTCATAGGGAAATTCGGACAGCTTTTCATTTCCTGCACATTCTACTATCATTCTGATGCGGTCTGGTTCTAAAATAGAAAAATCCTTTTTGTTCATTTTTCCCAAGTAGGTGAGCATTTCCGGATCGTCCATCAGAGAAGAAATCGTCTCCTCATTTAACCCCTCCATCAGACCGGAAAGTTCTTGCTGATTTACCAATCTGGCTGCATTCATACAGAAATCTTCCCCTTTCTTTCCTATCAGTTTCAAGGGAATTGCTGCATTTTTCATTTCCTTGTAAATATTCATGTGCTTTAAGATTCTTTCAATCATCATGCTACCTCTGCCCTTTCTATTAATCCGTTAATCTCCGTTAACTCCATGCATTCGTCCTGGTACATATTTTCTGCTAGTTTAAGAAGATACAGAGCTTCCTTTTTTGCCATAGGCTTTTTCGCTGTTCCTGCGAAATCATCTTTTAAATACGAGGAAACGATCTTACAGTAGAGTTTCTTATAGCCATATGAATACCGCCCGTTCTTGTAAAACTCATAAATAGACTGAAGCTCCTTATCCGTTTTCCTGTTTTCCCTTAACATCTGGTTAAACTGCTGTTTGATGTTTTTTTCAGTTTTCCAGCGTTCCATCCGTTTTTTCTGTTCCTTCAGCCATTCTTTCCGTTCCTGATATCTTTTCCGATCCTCTTCTGTCATATATTTCTGATACAGGGTTTCCCTTCGATAAGAATCGCTTATAAATGGGAGAAGCAATTTGGAAAGCTCATATGCTTCTGACTGTTCCATCCAAAGTGCTGTACTTTCCTTTAAAAGTAAGGCCGTCAGGTATTCTGGATAAATATCCGGATATTCATAAAAGAACTTTTTTTCTACCATTGAAAACAGTTCCCGGTGTTCCTCTTTTCCCAGAACTGGAGAAAAAAATTCGCACTCTCTATGTTGGATAGCATAGTATCCCAAGGAGAAAGTTTCCTTTAAAATCCTCCAGGGGCTTAAGAATTCGCATCCATCCATTCCAATCTCATTGATCAGAAATTTCAGCATAGGATAGGAATGCTCATTACAAAGATCCTTTATTTCACTTTTTAAATATCCTGCCATAAATTCCCATTTCTTTTCCAAATCTGGATCTTCATTTTTATAATCCTTTACAAACTCTTCCAGATACTTTTTTCCATCCAAAATCCCATGCAGGATCAGCCGGTTGAAAACCGCGTAAAGTTCCGGCTCACTCTTTTTCCAGAAAACATCCTGGTATCTTTTTCCTGTAAGGTTTTCATAACGTTCCAGATACTTCAGCAAACTTTTCGTACTGTATGTTTTGCCTTTCAGAGTATCTGTAACACACGCTTCAAATTCTTCCGAAGAGAGTTCTTTTACCAGAGGATCCCATTTTTCTTCTGTCAGATCAATGTAGTGCCACTCTTCCGGTTCATTACTTCTAAATGGAAACAACGTAAGAAACGTTTTTACATTTTCCACCCTGAACGTTTCATTCATGCATTTTTCCAGCCGTTCTTTACCGTCGATACGGACAGAAAGTTTCCCATATGTTCTTAAAATCCGTGAACAAAGTACATAAGCTTCTTCTGGATATGTCTCTTTTCCGGGCAAAAATGCCTCTAATACATTCAGCCCAATTTTTTCTGCTGTCAACCCGGAAAGGCTTATCCGATCGGGTCTCTCTACAAAATACATCAGTACAAAATTTAAAAAAGCGGTCTCTTTGTCGGAATATCCAAACATACGCATACGTTTTTCCAAAACGGCATCCGCATTTTTAGCATTTGTGACTGCTAACTTTGCCAGCAGTTTCAGGATATCCAGATCCTTTTTACGATACCCTTTAAGCTTGGTCATTACTTTGCCTACCATCCACACGAAAAGATTCCATTCAGTAAATACGGATATCTTCCGGTTCTTTGAAAAGCTGTCAGCAAGTTTCTGTTTTATGCCTTCCCACAGTATTTCATCATCTGGGAGGATGGACATGGCAAACAGCATTTCTTCTGCTCGCTCAAATGGATACGCATGCATGGCCTGTTTCCACCGATTCTTTTCCTTTTCCTCACAGATATAATTGATACTGATCAAAAACAGGTCTTTCTCTCCAAGAATCTGTTTCATCTTTTTCCAGAACAGATCCTTTTGTGCCCCATTGAACATACAGGTCTCCTGTAAAGGCATCATCCTTGCCAGGGCAAGTCCGAGGGCACGGTATGTCTGCTTTGTCAAGGTCAGATGTTCTCCAATGCGCTCCAGGACTTCTCCCGGATAGTGCAGTCCATAAGCGGTTTCCATGTCTACTTTCGGCTTTTCCAGAAACATGTCATTTTCTTTTAATTGCATATAAATTTTATATTTTTCCTCATTAGATGACAGCTTATAGATCAGGTTCGTCATCTGCCGGTACAGGGTAATATCAAGCCATTCTTCATAAATCTTCCATTCCATCCAATTTCCTCCTGTTTTCCCATATAAAAAGGGGACTGTTCGCCAGTCCCCCAAAATTGTTCTTATGCTGCCAGGATAATCTTCTTTTTCCGGCTTGCATAAGTGATCGCCATTGTAGAATGTTCCATGCCTCGCTGTTTCTGATATTGCTTTACATCTGCATAATTTGCAAACGAAAGGATTTTACCATTTTCCTCTAACAAGTTTTCTTCGTTATCCTCCATATTTTCACTCCCGCAGGAAGCCAGCGTCCAGTTTACGTGGCAGATATAACAGGTCATGCCTGCAAATCCCAGATACTTATGTACATACTCTTCCGCTGCCTCAGCACTCGGAAAATAACGTGCATACTCCAGGGAACGGCAAACGATCCGGTCTTTGTACCATCCGGCAAAATACCGGTTCTTTTTCAGTTCAAGTACATACCCTGTCAGATAAATCTTCTGTAAAGCATTTTCTTCCTCGTCCATCATATCAAGAAGCTGTTCCGCATAGATTTTTTTCCATTTCAATGTGTTCTTCTTTATTCTTTTACGCAGCATTATCTTTTTCCTCCTCAGTTCCAACAATGAGTTTTTCTACCATTCTGTACAAGTTCCGGAAATTTCCAGCCTGTCTGCGGCGTGTCATGCAATCCTGTTCAAATGCCTGGATCACAGCAGAAGTTCTTGCAAACAGTGTGAAGATTTCCTCATCTTTCAGCTGTATGGTAACCTCTTTTTCTTTCCGGTAGCTGTCTTTTTTACAATACTGCCCGCCATTGGCATTATGCATCGCTACACCGGTGCCATTCTGTATCCTGACAACCCACGGATAATTTAAAACTTCTCCTTTGTTGTTGCGAACCTTCCTCTGTATGGAAAATACTGTAACCCTTCCCATGTTGGAATTTTTATCCTCGCAAAAGATCTTTTGCTGGAAGAATTTAAATTCCTGCACATTATTCCATATACGGGAATACACGTATTTTATGATTTCCGGACTCAGATTTGCATAAACGCTGATGCTGTCTTCTTTGCTGTAGTCAACCATGACCGCCCGGATCCGGGAATAATCGCTGGCAAAGTCTTCGTGAAGGTGCCAGAACTCCTTTGGTTCTGCCATCCGCAAAAAGCTATTAAATTCCAGTAACGTATTCTGTGTCTTATGAACACAGATCTGCTTTGATACATCCGTATTCTGTTCTTTTTCTTTCCTGTTCATCCTTACCTCCTGATAAAACGCAGCAGTTTCTTTGTCAGAAGAGCCGGAAGCTGTTCAAGATCCGTAATATCCAGAAAAGATTCCTCATAAATTTCCTGAATTGCTTCCTTGTCGCTTCCGATCGCAGCAGCCTGAAAGAATACTCCCTGCTGCAGCAGTTTTTTCCGAATCTTCTGAAGGTCCCTTTTTGCCCCTGTGCCTCCATACTGGTTTGCATTAGGTGCACCATCACTGATCACAAACAGCAGTTTCTGCTTTTCCGGTCGTTCCAAAAGACGGCTGCCAGCATACCACAATGCAGTTCCATCCCGGTTGCTTCCATAAGGCTGCATACCAGCGATCCGGAACCGATCCTTTTCATCCGTTTCAAAATCTGCGCAGCAATGCAGATACACTGTTTCGTCTTTCAGGTTCTCATGCCGGTATCCATCTGTATGATGTCCGCACACTAAAACCGGTATTTCTGATTCCATACAAAAATCATACAGGCAAAGTGCTGCAAGAATGGCATGATCCATCCGTTCCCCACACATGGAAAAAGAATTATCAACCAGCACAGCCACACAGATATCCAGATTTTTTCCTGGCTGTTGTTTCTTAAATACTGCCCCAGACGGTTCAGCTATGTTTCGAAGATCTACCCGACGTCCAAGAAAAAGCTTATGTTCCGTGCGTTCTTTCTGATTTTTCAATATAGGAAGCAGTTTCAGGCGAAGTCTCTTTTTTACCTGTTTAAGCTGCCCCTCATACTTTTCTGTCTGTAATTTTAAAAAATCTGATATCTCGGTCTTACGGCAAAGTTTTTTCTGTACCAGGTCATGGCCTTCTTCAAACGGTATCTCCATCAATTCCTTTTGAAGATGTTCGAAAATTTCTTTCTGTATCTTCTCATCAAGCGTCTCTTTCGCCATTTCATAAAGGATTTTTTGCAAGGCATTATCACTGGATGCTTCCGTTTCTGAGGCAGGGATGCCACATTCATTCTGTTTGTCTTCGAAGCCACCAGACTCCCTGACACATTTCGGAAGATTTTCACACAGCTGCTGCAGAAACTTCTGAAGCTCTGCAGTGCGCCCGTTTTCATGGCTTTCCGTTTCCTGATCCTTTCCGTTTCTTTCTGCTTTGTTTTCTGTTTCCGACTCCTGTTCCGTATCCTCTTTTCTGATCTTATCTTCATTTTGCTCAGTCTGTGACCCTGTGTTACCCTGCTTTTCTTCCTCCGGTTCTTCTTCGGATTCATTCGGGTTTTCCTTTTGCCCTTCATGCTCTTCCTGTTCTGGCTTTTGCTCTTCATTTTCTGTACTGTTCTTCTCTATTTCATCTATGATTTCCGCAAAATATTTCCAGATCATCAGAAGGATATGGTTGGTGGCAAGATATCTCTCCATGTCATCTGCTGCCTTTCCCGCTTCATCAATGACCGGCATAAGCAGTTTTAGTGTATCAATAAGCTCGTAATTCGCACCATCCCAGGCATTGACCCTTGAAGACAAGGCATACTGTGCACACAGGTTCATAAGAATAGAAATCTTATCTTTCTCCGTTTCCAACATTTCCCGAAGTGTTGGAAGCCATTCCACATTCCGGTCACGATTCATAAGGATTCCCCTGCGGATGCTTCCCGGAAAAAGGGCGCACATCTTTTCTTCTATGTACATATCATTCAAAAGATTGCTGAGATAAGATGCTGTCTGCAGAAAGATAGAAAGGATTGCTTTATCTTTTCTTTCAAAGTAGACATTCATCGCATCCAATGCCTCTTTTTCCTGTGCATTTTCCGGTACTGGCTCCTTTGGATACCAGCTGCCATTTAACATATGCTCGGCATACCTTTTTCTAAGTGCAGAATCCGTATACCGGTAATGTCCGCATTCATGTCCCAGAATCCCGATCAGGCTGTCACTTTTTAATTCCAGTGTCAGAAAACTTGACGTAATCTGGTTTCCAAGATTTACGGCAACTGTTTCTCCCTGATTCCATCCTGCAATCCCTGAATTTTTATCATCGTATAAGCGTAATGTAGTCAACTTTCCACCCGTGATTTCATGCCCGATCGAGGTCAAAAGATCACGATACTGCGGCGTATGAAATACTTTTTCCGGTGTCAGTTTTTCTTTCTCTGCACATATCCGTTTCCGGTATAAAGCCTTTTTCATTCGTTTCCTCCATCCGTTTTTAATCCACAGCACAATGAGGAAGAAGAAAGACGCGTTCCATAGTTCCCTGTTCTTCCCTGTCCATGGATGCTTTACTGAGCAGTGCTGTCCATGCTGACCTCCTGAGATCATTGGAAACCATGTAACTTAACACCCAGTTTTCCAATTCCCGGTATCCGCATACGCCATCTGTAATGTCCTGTTCGATCAAATATTCATGGATCTTGCAGACCGTGGCAGCCATAAAGGACAGAAGTTCTTTGTTTTTAAACCCGGTTCTTTTCATTGCCCTTTTTGCCATTTCCTCTTCTGTCAGGGCTTCCTTTGGCTGAATCAGATTCATTCGGGAAAGAACTGACTGGTTGAAGTTCTGACAGCCAACATAATCCAGATTGGTGGTCATGATCACAATGGTATCCGGATTTCTCCGTATCTGTTCTCCATTTACCAGATCGGTTACAGCTCCATCGTCAAACAGGGAGTTTAATCTCGTAAGTGTCCCAGGTTTTTCAATCATGGCCGGCTCCTGAATTTCAATCACAGATGGTTCCCTGCATGCCTTTACGATTTCTGACTCTTTTAATAGGAAGTCTTTTTCATTTTTCGACTTTTCATAGCCTTTTTCATAAACTGCTTTCAGGATCTCCTGAAAAGCTTTTTCCCGGCTGATCCCCTCTTCATAAATGCCATTTACCGTTGCAAGAGCTGAAGCCGGATCCATTTCAATGTCTTCCAGACGTGGCAATTCCATTTCCAGATGTGCTGTTCCGCCCATATTTGGCACGGTGGTCGCTAAAAGTTCCAGTTCATCCGTTCCAGGTCCACAGGTGAACACATAATATGGAAGCCCTAATATCTGGGCGATCATTCTGGCATCCGTTGTCTTTCCAGTACCGGCATCGCCTGTCAGCATAAACAGCCTTGCCGGTGTCTTATCCACCATCTGCAGGATTTCTTCAGCTTCCTTACTTACCAGATAGTCTTCTGGAAGCGAAGGGATCCTTTCTTTTGTCCTTTCATTTACATCCCATCTGCCAGAGTAGATCTGTTTTAATTCAAAAAGTGTTCTTTTTGTCTTCTCATTTACAGGCAAAAGCACATGAAACTTTCCATAGATTTCATCGTTTGGTGCATATACCCCGGCCGCAATTTTATATTCCGGAAGCACATCCTCCAGTTCCTCTGCACGGAACTGGCTCTTTTCCAGCGGGATTGCCTGCTGCGGATTTGCTATTACTTCGCAGTACATGGCATCGCAGCAGATAAATGCCGCCCGCAGTGCAGTTTCCGTGTCTTCCCATTCCTTTTTTTCCTGTTCTTCAAGTATGTAGAAATTTTTTTGGAACTCTTCGTTAAATAAAGGATTATCCGGGACCAGATTGGCATAAGCCAAAAGGGCCAGGTACTGCTCGCCTGTGTTTTTGCCCTCCCGGATTCCCGGAAGCTTCTCGTTTTTTTCTTCTGTCTTTAAAATCCCACTGAAACGTCCGTTTTTCGAATTATAAGTCATTACATACTTTCCCTGATTTCCAGGATATTCCATGCAGAAATAATTTATGGTATCCCTGCCCCTTTGTATACCGGCAGCCC carries:
- a CDS encoding cobaltochelatase CobT-related protein, with the protein product MKKALYRKRICAEKEKLTPEKVFHTPQYRDLLTSIGHEITGGKLTTLRLYDDKNSGIAGWNQGETVAVNLGNQITSSFLTLELKSDSLIGILGHECGHYRYTDSALRKRYAEHMLNGSWYPKEPVPENAQEKEALDAMNVYFERKDKAILSIFLQTASYLSNLLNDMYIEEKMCALFPGSIRRGILMNRDRNVEWLPTLREMLETEKDKISILMNLCAQYALSSRVNAWDGANYELIDTLKLLMPVIDEAGKAADDMERYLATNHILLMIWKYFAEIIDEIEKNSTENEEQKPEQEEHEGQKENPNESEEEPEEEKQGNTGSQTEQNEDKIRKEDTEQESETENKAERNGKDQETESHENGRTAELQKFLQQLCENLPKCVRESGGFEDKQNECGIPASETEASSDNALQKILYEMAKETLDEKIQKEIFEHLQKELMEIPFEEGHDLVQKKLCRKTEISDFLKLQTEKYEGQLKQVKKRLRLKLLPILKNQKERTEHKLFLGRRVDLRNIAEPSGAVFKKQQPGKNLDICVAVLVDNSFSMCGERMDHAILAALCLYDFCMESEIPVLVCGHHTDGYRHENLKDETVYLHCCADFETDEKDRFRIAGMQPYGSNRDGTALWYAGSRLLERPEKQKLLFVISDGAPNANQYGGTGAKRDLQKIRKKLLQQGVFFQAAAIGSDKEAIQEIYEESFLDITDLEQLPALLTKKLLRFIRR